In Candidatus Kaelpia aquatica, the DNA window GGGTGAATACAATTAAAATTGATCGTCTAACATTGATGTCTGAATTAAAGAAAAAAAATATTAAGGTAAAGAATGTTAGCTGGTATAAAGATGCTTTTATCTTGCTTAAGCCGGAGCTGAACAAATTTGCTAAGACAGACCTCTACTTCAACGGTAAAGTTTATGTTCAGAATCTGTCCAGCATGTTGCCGCCCCTCATTCTTAAGCCTAGCAGTTCTGATTATGTCTTGGACTTGACCGCAGCACCGGGGAGCAAGACAACTCAGATGGCGGCTATGATGGGAAATAGAGGTAGAATTTTGGCTTTTGATAAGGACCCAGTCAGGTTTGAAAAATTAGCAGCTAATCTAAGGTTTCAAGGTGTTGTGAATACGGAGCTGGAGAATGAAGATGCGATTGGTATCTGGAGAGATCATTTTGAGGAGTTTGATAAAATTCTCTTAGATGCTCCTTGCAGTGCAGAAGGCAGGTTTAATGTTTCAAAAGCTAAGACATATCGTTATTGGAATCAGATGAGAGTTAAACGAATGGCTAAAAAACAGAAAAGTCTTATAAGGACTGCTTTTGAAGCTTTAAAACCAGGAGGACTATTGCTCTACTCTACCTGCACTTTCTCCCCTGAGGAGAATGAGTCTGTAGTGAATTATTTAATTAGAAAATATCCTGCTTGCTGTAAGATCGAGCCTGTAAATTTAGGGATTAAAAATATCTTGCCTGCGCTTGGCTCCTGGAATGGTGTTGATTTTGCCAAGGGTATTAAAAATTGTATTAGAGTTATTCCCGGTGAACTTATGGAAGGATTCTTTATCGCACTCCTACGTAAAATCAAATCCCCTAACGAGTGCTCTAATTAAGTATAAGATTTTGTAGTAGTCTATTTATACTTGCAGGCACAAGAGTGTATTTAGGATTCTCTATAGTTCCAGTTATCTTGATTTTATGGAAGAACTCTTGAACCCCTAAGGATAAGATTTTTCCGATCTTGCTAAGAGGAGAACTTGATTCTTCCTCGCTCTCTTCTTGTGGAAATTCAGTTATTAAAGTTAGGTCGAGGTCACCCGCTGTATTCATAGATCCAGATAGCATAAGATTAACATGGTCTGAGATTAAAACAGACTCTGGACTTTGCAGCGTTAGATTCTGAAAGTTTAAACTACCCTTGCCTTGAGTGAAAGATATTTCACTCAATCCCGGCTTATTTATTAAAGAAGCTATTTGAGATAGGAACTTAAATCTGCCTAAATTACCTTCTCTGAATCCCCATTTACAGGCTCCCAGTATCGATCCTAAATCTTTTAAATCTCCTTTTATAGCCGAGTTAGCGGATAATAATGCATTGCCGATATCTTTATCGAAAAATGGTTGAATTAATTTTTCAATTTCATAATTTTTAATGTATATATCAAGTTTAAAAGGAATTTGGTCTTTGATGGTAAAGTTTCCCATTGCCTGGATAGAGCTTGCTCTATCGCCTAGGAAAAAGTTTTCTATAACGATATTTTTATTGGTCATTTTCAAGTCTAGGCTGCCAGATTTAGCAATTATGTTCTTATCATAAGACGTATCACTTAGCACTAAATAAGCATCAGCGGTTAATATTTTATTTTTAATGTTATATCCTAGGTTAAAACCTTCTATTTTTAGATTAGACTCTATCTTGTCAAGGTAAGAGTTTTTTGGTGTATCTATATAGTCAAACACTGTCTTAATGTCGGTTGAACCTTTGCCGGTTAGCTGCAAA includes these proteins:
- a CDS encoding RsmB/NOP family class I SAM-dependent RNA methyltransferase — protein: MSYSEELEKLPPKFVEKLSRLFAPSLFQRVARTFNIKRPHTFRVNTIKIDRLTLMSELKKKNIKVKNVSWYKDAFILLKPELNKFAKTDLYFNGKVYVQNLSSMLPPLILKPSSSDYVLDLTAAPGSKTTQMAAMMGNRGRILAFDKDPVRFEKLAANLRFQGVVNTELENEDAIGIWRDHFEEFDKILLDAPCSAEGRFNVSKAKTYRYWNQMRVKRMAKKQKSLIRTAFEALKPGGLLLYSTCTFSPEENESVVNYLIRKYPACCKIEPVNLGIKNILPALGSWNGVDFAKGIKNCIRVIPGELMEGFFIALLRKIKSPNECSN